One Punica granatum isolate Tunisia-2019 chromosome 3, ASM765513v2, whole genome shotgun sequence genomic window carries:
- the LOC116200730 gene encoding urease isoform X1: protein MKLTPREIDKLGLHNAGFLAQKRLARGLRLNYTEAVALIAAQILEFVRDGEKTVAELMDIGKQLLGRRQVLPAVPHLLHTVQIEGTFRDGTKLITVHDPIAMEDGNLEFALHGSFLPVPSVDKFPPIEDNKIPGEIIFGSGNIAINQGRKAIILKVTNTGDRPIQVGSHYQFIEVNPFLVFDRRKAYGMRLNIPAGTATRFEPGETKSVILVSIGGKRVIRGGHGIVDGPVHVSKCPGIMDTLTHRGIRSPEEASASEGFTEVSSTFTKFISREAYANMYGPTTGDKVLLSDTNLYAEIEKDCAAYGDECVFGGGKVIRDGMGQHQCCGHQAADALDTVITNAVIIDYTGIFKSDIGIKGGRITALGKAGNPDIMDGISPNMTVGANTEVIAGEGMIVTAGGIDCHVHFICPQLAYEAISSGITTLIGGGTGPADGTRATTCTPAPSQMKLMLQSTDDLPLNFGFTGKGNTSKHEELDEIIRAGAMGLKLHEDWGTTPAAIDNCLTVADRYDIQVNIHTDTLNESGFVEHTIAAFKGRTIHTYHSEGAGGGHAPDIIKVCGVKNVLPSSTNPTRPYTSNTIDEHLDMLMVCHHLDKDIPEDVAFAESRIRAETIAAEDILHDMGAISIISSDSQAMGRIGEVISRTWQTAHKMKSQRGSIEPSGSENDNLRIKRYIAKYTINPAIANGISHLVGSVEAGKLADLVLWKPSFFGAKPEMVIKGGTIAWANMGDPNASIPTPEPVLMRPMFGAFGKAGSANSIAFVSKAAARADVKAQYRLNKCVEAVQNVRGLTKLDMKLNDALPSITVDPETYMVTADGEVLSCGPADSVPLSRNYFLF from the exons ATGAAGCTCACACCAAGGGAGATTGACAAATTGGGCTTGCACAACGCTGGGTTCCTTGCACAGAAGCGGCTCGCCCGGGGCCTCAGGCTGAACTACACTGAAGCTGTAGCATTAATTGCTGCCCAG ATATTGGAATTTGTTCGTGATGGTGAGAAAACTGTGGCGGAGCTGATGGATATAGGGAAACAACTTCTAGGAAG GAGACAGGTTCTTCCAGCTGTTCCACATCTTTTGCATACAGTACAG ATAGAAGGGACATTTCGTGACGGTACTAAGTTGATTACCGTTCATGATCCGATTGCCATGGAAGATGGAAATCTTGAGTTTGCTTTACATGGTTCTTTTCTTCCTG TTCCCTCAGTAGACAAATTTCCTCCAATAGAGGACAATAAAATACCGGGTGAAATCATCTTTGGCAGTGGAAATATTGCAATTAACCAAGGACGAAAGGCAATAATTCTCAAAGTCACAAACACAGGGGACAGGCCAATTCAG gtGGGCAGCCACTATCAATTCATTGAGGTGAACCCCTTCTTGGTTTTTGATAGGAGAAAGGCGTATGGTATGCGCTTGAATATTCCAGCCGGAACAGCTACAAGATTCGAg CCGGGAGAAACTAAAAGTGTCATACTTGTAAGCATTGGTGGCAAAAGGGTGATCAGAGGAGGACATGGCATCGTTGATGGTCCTGTTCATGTTTCTAAATGCCCGGGAATAATGGATACTTTAACTCATAGAGGAATCAGGAGTCCAGAAGAAGCGAGTGCAAG TGAAGGTTTCACTGAAGTATCCTCTACTTTCACCAAATTTATATCTCGTGAGGCATATGCTAACATGTATGGCCCGACTACTGGTGACAAAGTATTACTTAGTGATACGAATTTATATGCCGAAATTGAAAAGGATTGTGCTGCTTATGGGGATGAATGTGTGTTTGGAGGTGGAAAAGTTATAAGAGATGGAATGGGACAACACCAGTGTTGTGGGCACCAAGCAGCTGATGCTCTTGATACGGTCATAACCAATGCTGTAATCATCGACTACACTGGAATATTCAAGTCAGACATTGGAATTAAAGGCGGTCGTATTACTGCCCTTGGGAAGGCAGGAAACCCAGATATCATGGATGGCATCTCTCCTAATATGACTGTTGGG GCTAACACCGAGGTTATTGCTGGAGAAGGGATGATTGTAACTGCAGGAGGGATAGACTGTCACGTACATTTCATATGCCCTCAACTGGCATATGAGGCAATTTCAAGTG GCATCACAACGCTAATTGGAGGTGGAACTGGACCGGCTGATGGGACTCGTGCAACAACCTGTACACCTGCACCATCACAAATGAAATTGATGTTGCAATCAACAGATGACTTGCCCCTGAATTTTGGTTTCACAGGCAAG GGTAATACTTCCAAACACGAGGAACTGGATGAAATAATCAGGGCTGGGGCAATGGGACTGAAGCTCCATGAGGACTGGGGAACTACTCCAGCAGCCATAGACAATTGTTTGACTGTTGCAGATAGGTATGATATACAG GTTAATATCCACACTGACACATTGAATGAATCTGGATTTGTGGAACATACCATTGCCGCATTTAAAGGAAGAACTATCCATACTTATCATAG TGAAGGTGCAGGAGGGGGTCATGCCCCGGATATCATCAAAGTATGCGGTGTTAAGAATGTCCTGCCCTCATCTACGAATCCCACAAGGCCATATACTTCCAACACGATTGATGAGCACCTTGATATGCTG ATGGTTTGCCATCATCTTGATAAGGACATTCCTGAAGATGTAGCTTTTGCTGAATCAAGAATAAGGGCTGAAACAATTGCTGCTGAAGACATTTTGCATGATATGGGAGCAATCAGCATAATATCCTCGGACTCACAGGCTATGGGTCGTATTGGAGAG GTCATTAGCCGCACTTGGCAAACTGCTCATAAGATGAAATCGCAGAGGGGATCAATTGAGCCAAGTGGATCAGAAAACGATAACCTGCGCATCAAACGATACATTGCCAAGTACACGATAAATCCAGCAATAGCTAATGGCATCTCTCATTTGGTTGGTTCTGTTGAG GCGGGGAAGTTGGCGGATTTGGTTTTATGGAAGCCTTCTTTCTTTGGGGCGAAACCGGAAATGGTGATCAAAGGTGGCACCATCGCATGGGCAAATATGGGTGACCCAAATGCAAGCATCCCCACGCCCGAACCG GTGTTAATGAGGCCCATGTTTGGAGCCTTTGGCAAGGCTGGAAGTGCCAACTCAATTGCTTTCGTGAGCAAG GCAGCTGCCCGTGCTGATGTGAAAGCCCAGTATAGATTGAATAAGTGTGTGGAAGCTGTACAGAATGTTCGAGGGCTCACGAAACTGGACATGAAGCTGAACGATGCGCTACCGAGCATCACAGTTGACCCCGAGACCTACATGGTCACTGCAGATGGAGAGGTTCTGAGCTGTGGCCCGGCAGACTCAGTTCCCCTGTCCagaaattattttctcttctaG
- the LOC116200730 gene encoding urease isoform X2 — protein MEDGNLEFALHGSFLPVPSVDKFPPIEDNKIPGEIIFGSGNIAINQGRKAIILKVTNTGDRPIQVGSHYQFIEVNPFLVFDRRKAYGMRLNIPAGTATRFEPGETKSVILVSIGGKRVIRGGHGIVDGPVHVSKCPGIMDTLTHRGIRSPEEASASEGFTEVSSTFTKFISREAYANMYGPTTGDKVLLSDTNLYAEIEKDCAAYGDECVFGGGKVIRDGMGQHQCCGHQAADALDTVITNAVIIDYTGIFKSDIGIKGGRITALGKAGNPDIMDGISPNMTVGANTEVIAGEGMIVTAGGIDCHVHFICPQLAYEAISSGITTLIGGGTGPADGTRATTCTPAPSQMKLMLQSTDDLPLNFGFTGKGNTSKHEELDEIIRAGAMGLKLHEDWGTTPAAIDNCLTVADRYDIQVNIHTDTLNESGFVEHTIAAFKGRTIHTYHSEGAGGGHAPDIIKVCGVKNVLPSSTNPTRPYTSNTIDEHLDMLMVCHHLDKDIPEDVAFAESRIRAETIAAEDILHDMGAISIISSDSQAMGRIGEVISRTWQTAHKMKSQRGSIEPSGSENDNLRIKRYIAKYTINPAIANGISHLVGSVEAGKLADLVLWKPSFFGAKPEMVIKGGTIAWANMGDPNASIPTPEPVLMRPMFGAFGKAGSANSIAFVSKAAARADVKAQYRLNKCVEAVQNVRGLTKLDMKLNDALPSITVDPETYMVTADGEVLSCGPADSVPLSRNYFLF, from the exons ATGGAAGATGGAAATCTTGAGTTTGCTTTACATGGTTCTTTTCTTCCTG TTCCCTCAGTAGACAAATTTCCTCCAATAGAGGACAATAAAATACCGGGTGAAATCATCTTTGGCAGTGGAAATATTGCAATTAACCAAGGACGAAAGGCAATAATTCTCAAAGTCACAAACACAGGGGACAGGCCAATTCAG gtGGGCAGCCACTATCAATTCATTGAGGTGAACCCCTTCTTGGTTTTTGATAGGAGAAAGGCGTATGGTATGCGCTTGAATATTCCAGCCGGAACAGCTACAAGATTCGAg CCGGGAGAAACTAAAAGTGTCATACTTGTAAGCATTGGTGGCAAAAGGGTGATCAGAGGAGGACATGGCATCGTTGATGGTCCTGTTCATGTTTCTAAATGCCCGGGAATAATGGATACTTTAACTCATAGAGGAATCAGGAGTCCAGAAGAAGCGAGTGCAAG TGAAGGTTTCACTGAAGTATCCTCTACTTTCACCAAATTTATATCTCGTGAGGCATATGCTAACATGTATGGCCCGACTACTGGTGACAAAGTATTACTTAGTGATACGAATTTATATGCCGAAATTGAAAAGGATTGTGCTGCTTATGGGGATGAATGTGTGTTTGGAGGTGGAAAAGTTATAAGAGATGGAATGGGACAACACCAGTGTTGTGGGCACCAAGCAGCTGATGCTCTTGATACGGTCATAACCAATGCTGTAATCATCGACTACACTGGAATATTCAAGTCAGACATTGGAATTAAAGGCGGTCGTATTACTGCCCTTGGGAAGGCAGGAAACCCAGATATCATGGATGGCATCTCTCCTAATATGACTGTTGGG GCTAACACCGAGGTTATTGCTGGAGAAGGGATGATTGTAACTGCAGGAGGGATAGACTGTCACGTACATTTCATATGCCCTCAACTGGCATATGAGGCAATTTCAAGTG GCATCACAACGCTAATTGGAGGTGGAACTGGACCGGCTGATGGGACTCGTGCAACAACCTGTACACCTGCACCATCACAAATGAAATTGATGTTGCAATCAACAGATGACTTGCCCCTGAATTTTGGTTTCACAGGCAAG GGTAATACTTCCAAACACGAGGAACTGGATGAAATAATCAGGGCTGGGGCAATGGGACTGAAGCTCCATGAGGACTGGGGAACTACTCCAGCAGCCATAGACAATTGTTTGACTGTTGCAGATAGGTATGATATACAG GTTAATATCCACACTGACACATTGAATGAATCTGGATTTGTGGAACATACCATTGCCGCATTTAAAGGAAGAACTATCCATACTTATCATAG TGAAGGTGCAGGAGGGGGTCATGCCCCGGATATCATCAAAGTATGCGGTGTTAAGAATGTCCTGCCCTCATCTACGAATCCCACAAGGCCATATACTTCCAACACGATTGATGAGCACCTTGATATGCTG ATGGTTTGCCATCATCTTGATAAGGACATTCCTGAAGATGTAGCTTTTGCTGAATCAAGAATAAGGGCTGAAACAATTGCTGCTGAAGACATTTTGCATGATATGGGAGCAATCAGCATAATATCCTCGGACTCACAGGCTATGGGTCGTATTGGAGAG GTCATTAGCCGCACTTGGCAAACTGCTCATAAGATGAAATCGCAGAGGGGATCAATTGAGCCAAGTGGATCAGAAAACGATAACCTGCGCATCAAACGATACATTGCCAAGTACACGATAAATCCAGCAATAGCTAATGGCATCTCTCATTTGGTTGGTTCTGTTGAG GCGGGGAAGTTGGCGGATTTGGTTTTATGGAAGCCTTCTTTCTTTGGGGCGAAACCGGAAATGGTGATCAAAGGTGGCACCATCGCATGGGCAAATATGGGTGACCCAAATGCAAGCATCCCCACGCCCGAACCG GTGTTAATGAGGCCCATGTTTGGAGCCTTTGGCAAGGCTGGAAGTGCCAACTCAATTGCTTTCGTGAGCAAG GCAGCTGCCCGTGCTGATGTGAAAGCCCAGTATAGATTGAATAAGTGTGTGGAAGCTGTACAGAATGTTCGAGGGCTCACGAAACTGGACATGAAGCTGAACGATGCGCTACCGAGCATCACAGTTGACCCCGAGACCTACATGGTCACTGCAGATGGAGAGGTTCTGAGCTGTGGCCCGGCAGACTCAGTTCCCCTGTCCagaaattattttctcttctaG
- the LOC116198866 gene encoding 4-coumarate--CoA ligase-like 9 yields the protein MAGENPTSTATSSIDPSSGFCSKTLVYHSLRPPVPLPPLSSNISIADYAFSLLAATPPSPATVALIDASTSRRILYPELIRRVRSLASSLPSRLRLSRGDRALIISPNSLHVPILYFALFSIGVVVSPINPASTKSEILHHIQLSKPVVAFATSGTALNVPPLSLGMVILDSAEFESLMTSELGELDRVEVSQSDTAAILYSSGTTGRVKGVELTHRNLITTVAGVNALRLARKSPAVTLCAVPYFHVYGFALCARGLGMGETLVHMGRFDLGAMGRAIEEFKVCQAALAPPAVVAMVKAGGSMMDGYDLSSLEVVRCGGAPLRRSVVNGFRDRFSHVHLAQAYGLTETTGRVFSTVGPLESKVLGATGRLCPNCEAKVVDPTTSAALPPLQSGELWVRGPSIMKGYVGDEEATRAILDSEGWLRTGDLCYIDCEGFLFFVDRIKEIIKYKGYQVAPAELEHVLYSHPDIAEVAIAAYPDDEAGEFPMAFVVKRPGSNIDASRIKDFVTEKVAPYKKIKRVLFLETLPKNAQGKVLRMELTKLALLTTTSKL from the exons ATGGCGGGAGAAAACCCTACCTCCACCGCCACTTCCTCTATCGATCCTAGCAGCGGCTTCTGCTCCAAAACCCTTGTCTACCACAGTCTCCGTCCTCCCGTTCCACTCCCTCCCCTATCCTCCAACATCTCCATCGCCGACTACGCCTTCTCCCTCCTCGCCGCCACTCCGCCATCCCCAGCCACCGTCGCACTCATCGACGCCTCCACCTCCCGTCGCATTCTCTACCCCGAGCTCATCCGCCGTGTCAGGTCCCTGGCATCCTCCCTCCCCTCCCGCCTCCGCCTCTCCAGAGGGGACCGCGCTCTCATCATCTCGCCGAACTCGCTCCACGTCCCGATTCTCTACTTCGCTCTCTTCTCCATCGGCGTCGTTGTGTCTCCGATCAATCCGGCCAGCACTAAGTCGGAGATTCTCCACCACATCCAGCTGTCGAAGCCTGTGGTCGCCTTCGCGACCTCAGGAACTGCGCTCAATGTCCCTCCTCTCTCGCTCGGTATGGTCATACTTGACTCGGCTGAGTTCGAGTCTCTGATGACGAGTGAACTCGGCGAGCTGGACCGAGTCGAGGTGTCGCAGTCTGACACGGCTGCGATCCTCTACTCGTCGGGGACGACGGGGAGAGTCAAAGGCGTGGAGCTGACTCACCGGAACTTGATCACCACTGTGGCCGGAGTTAACGCCCTCCGTCTGGCGAGGAAGTCCCCGGCGGTGACGCTGTGTGCCGTTCCGTACTTCCACGTGTACGGTTTCGCGCTATGCGCGAGAGGATTGGGCATGGGAGAGACGCTGGTGCACATGGGGAGGTTTGATTTGGGGGCTATGGGGAGAGCGATCGAGGAGTTTAAGGTTTGCCAAGCGGCATTGGCGCCGCCAGCAGTGGTGGCGATGGTGAAGGCCGGCGGGAGCATGATGGACGGCTATGATCTGAGCTCCCTCGAGGTGGTGAGGTGCGGTGGCGCTCCGCTGCGGAGGTCCGTCGTGAACGGCTTCAGGGATCGGTTTTCGCACGTGCACCTGGCACAG GCGTATGGACTTACTGAGACAACAGGAAGAGTCTTTTCGACGGTGGGTCCCCTTGAATCCAAAGTGCTGGGGGCAACGGGGCGGCTATGTCCCAATTGTGAAGCAAAGGTTGTCGACCCCACGACCAGCGCTGCCTTGCCTCCGTTACAATCAGGGGAGCTTTGGGTCAGAGGACCCTCCATCATGAAGG GTTATGTGGGCGATGAAGAAGCTACGAGGGCCATATTGGATTCGGAGGGATGGTTAAGAACTGGAGATCTCTGTTACATAGATTGTGAGGGGTTCCTCTTTTTTGTGGACAGAATAAAGGAGATCATCAAATATAAAGGGTACCAG GTGGCCCCGGCAGAACTGGAGCACGTTCTTTACTCCCATCCCGACATTGCAGAAGTGGCCATTGCTGC GTATCCTGATGATGAAGCCGGTGAATTTCCCATGGCTTTCGTGGTGAAACGACCCGGAAGCAACATCGATGCATCACGAATCAAAGATTTTGTCACGGAAAAG GTTGCTCCATACAAGAAGATAAAGCGAGTATTGTTCCTGGAGACATTGCCTAAGAATGCCCAAGGCAAGGTGTTGAGAATGGAGCTGACCAAGCTTGCATTGTTGACTACCACTTCTAAGTTGTGA